From one Cyanobacterium stanieri PCC 7202 genomic stretch:
- a CDS encoding deoxyribodipyrimidine photo-lyase type I (PFAM: FAD binding domain of DNA photolyase; DNA photolyase~TIGRFAM: deoxyribodipyrimidine photo-lyase, 8-HDF type~COGs: COG0415 Deoxyribodipyrimidine photolyase~InterPro IPR018394:IPR006050:IPR005101:IPR002081~KEGG: cyt:cce_2428 DNA photolyase~PFAM: DNA photolyase FAD-binding; DNA photolyase domain protein~PRIAM: Deoxyribodipyrimidine photo-lyase~SPTR: Deoxyribodipyrimidine photolyase) — MDNLILFWHRKDLRITDNLGLHEAYQNSKKIIGFFCLDPDILSRDDIAPARVTYMLGCLEELRKKYQERGGTFLVFKDSPQNIILKLAHNLKANSIYWNKDVEPYSRNRDRELAKTLKEKNINYHAFWDQLMHPPGDVLTKSNNTPYTVYGPFWRSWEKLEKVAPFPAPSSLISLDENEQKIVDQLGAINLPKAENLGYEWQGDLILAPGEKSALERLEYFCSDLLLYYDDNRNFPAIDGTSLLSAALKFGAIAPRTIWQKTVEEWENCQSDEARENITAWRKELAWREFYQHCLYFFPELAQGPYREHFKEFPWENDEKKFQAWCEGKTGYPIVDAAMRQLNETGWMHNRCRMIVASFLTKDLIIDWRWGEKYFMQKLYDGDLAANNGGWQWSASSGMDPKPLRIFNPASQAQKFDPEAQYIRQWLPEISSLDTGDLVTGKILPMEAQSCGYVTPIVDHKEQQRKFKALYAQVKK; from the coding sequence ATGGATAACTTAATTTTATTTTGGCACAGGAAAGACCTAAGAATAACCGATAATTTAGGGTTACATGAAGCCTATCAAAACAGTAAAAAAATTATTGGCTTTTTTTGTTTAGATCCTGATATTTTGAGTCGGGATGACATCGCCCCTGCCAGAGTAACTTATATGCTTGGTTGTTTAGAAGAATTGAGAAAAAAATATCAAGAAAGAGGAGGAACATTTTTAGTATTTAAAGATAGTCCTCAAAATATTATTCTTAAACTTGCTCATAATTTAAAAGCTAATTCTATTTATTGGAATAAAGATGTAGAACCCTATAGCAGAAATAGAGATAGGGAATTAGCTAAAACTTTAAAAGAAAAGAACATCAATTATCATGCTTTTTGGGATCAGTTAATGCACCCTCCCGGAGATGTTTTAACCAAAAGTAATAATACCCCCTATACAGTTTATGGCCCTTTTTGGCGTAGTTGGGAAAAGTTAGAAAAAGTAGCTCCTTTTCCTGCCCCTTCTTCTTTAATTAGTTTAGATGAAAATGAGCAAAAAATTGTTGATCAATTAGGAGCAATTAATTTACCAAAGGCGGAAAATTTGGGATATGAATGGCAAGGGGATTTGATATTGGCACCGGGAGAAAAATCTGCCCTAGAAAGACTTGAATATTTTTGTTCCGATTTATTGCTATACTATGACGATAATCGCAATTTTCCTGCCATTGATGGCACTTCCCTGTTAAGTGCGGCTCTGAAATTTGGGGCGATCGCACCTAGAACTATATGGCAAAAAACCGTAGAAGAATGGGAAAACTGTCAGAGTGATGAGGCGAGGGAAAATATCACCGCCTGGCGCAAGGAATTGGCATGGCGAGAATTTTATCAACATTGTTTATATTTCTTTCCTGAGTTAGCCCAAGGGCCATATCGAGAACATTTCAAGGAATTTCCTTGGGAAAATGATGAGAAAAAATTTCAGGCATGGTGCGAAGGTAAAACAGGTTATCCCATCGTCGATGCTGCCATGCGTCAACTTAACGAAACAGGATGGATGCACAATCGATGTCGAATGATTGTCGCCAGTTTCCTCACCAAAGATTTAATTATTGATTGGCGTTGGGGAGAAAAATATTTTATGCAAAAACTCTATGATGGCGATTTAGCCGCTAATAATGGGGGATGGCAGTGGAGCGCATCCAGTGGAATGGATCCCAAACCCCTGAGAATTTTTAACCCCGCTTCCCAAGCCCAAAAATTCGACCCAGAAGCCCAGTATATTCGCCAATGGTTGCCCGAAATTAGTTCTTTAGATACGGGGGATTTAGTGACGGGGAAAATCCTCCCTATGGAGGCTCAGAGTTGCGGATATGTAACCCCCATTGTAGATCATAAAGAACAACAAAGAAAATTTAAGGCGTTATATGCTCAGGTGAAGAAATAA
- a CDS encoding hypothetical protein (KEGG: cyn:Cyan7425_5127 superfamily I DNA and RNA helicase-like protein~SPTR: Superfamily I DNA and RNA helicase-like protein) translates to MNPSNNYLFSIDFNLYQKMNDLPVSLRADLLGYFETIIDNPTFNKAVNKKAEDGLNIIYRINYNYRLELIAISVYQDEQKIIKFLSISDKTKLKQAVVIKNNFAHRIIDIDINLEQKNIKLKPEHLKKFQGKGSIKIGLKDFQVQVNDFYPYVIGNEESNISLSSLVSAEQIEVIERQLPLLLKGNGKMGKTKNLLLKALKESLDNPYQDLAVISTDSISQYRLQNSYQQLTEKSSHNLLINNYINVIRATANKLQLISENSYRRSHLIDYNKFRQLFVSDWDLPEIEIIYLWNEIQFILKGTINYPHENNGLISLNNYYQEIPPENKRVSNLEADNIYRIAEKYQDWLKENQYWDMVDLTQKVLKNLPPYFRGEYDIIFADDIHNLSDLSLQLLLRLVKINPEQTKPNIVFTYDEAQLHHSQPTIPEKLNQIFSQILEQLKLNSLTDNFSSPLTLTVAQTENQELIELEKTIVDLEKKLAYQPKINHIISTIENCHWLVAPHENIIAALEELQPDTVIIVANLEEKETFLQEVAKSDKKTAQILTIHQVNNYEFDNVIIWNFFSYFNEINPQSLPQLIQRYLYPCLNAVKDKVFFYEKDYDIFEHYPILTNYIHKSGIKAIAPILNQKNREEIEKLAHNYSQQGAWEIAQQCYKILGNHKQIKYLDTPIAELIGEWDSAGDLWNQWQEWDKAILAWQEIHPHLWLEKWAELTPNQWQEKADYLAQKHQYTLAGICYQKCENTEGYLKCLQENRQWETIADIYQQNNHLEKAQENYLLAQEYYLQQKNLTAAGKMWEKLAQWEKAALIWEKLGAWETAAENWIKENNPEKTAQCYEKSHHWHKAEIYWRQLNKQPQIALACEKQKKWKTAAHLWQKLEAWEKAAHCFTQADDIQAAAQCYQHGMAWAKAEACWRQLNNPQKVAITCECQNKWLEAGEIWQQLGEWVRAGFAWEMGTQIQKAAQCYEKSQQWAKAEDCWRQLNNPQKVAVTCEYQNKWLEAGDIWQTIAETEKAALAYEKAKAWQQALELWQQLHNPQKVAFTCYQLGKYETAAQIWQTLHQWQLAGEAWEKQGDMEKAIMAYEKGEYWQESENIYRHQQKWAKVAITCEKQQKWSEAGDIWRELEQIPNASRCYELARDWQKAETGWRQLKQWACVAVCCERQGKWLEAAQAWEEVNPLIKSALCYEKVEDWEKAEALWRQESNWVKVARVCEAQEKWAEAAQIWQDVEEWERSAKIWAKINQLELAAPCYEKAQLWQEAEYCWQQVGNIENLARMAESRGDWQKAAHIWEEENQWFNAGKAWEKAEEIKKAALCFQQDDSWQEAQNCWAKLKDFRQVAICCEKQKAWQQAGDAWIKVGEIEKAALCFQQGGSWQDAQDCWQKLQNYPKVAICCEKQKAWQQAGEAWLKADDVEKAALCFQQGGSWQDAQDCWQKLQNYPKVAICLQKQDMWAQAAQTWESLQNWQKAGDAWLQAGNKEKSALSYENCGFWERAEGLWEELENWEKLAYICEKQKKWQKVGYAYQQAQEWAKSAQIYEQISAYAEAEICWRELKDWRKVAYACEQQSKWQEAGEAWSQAQNWSSSALAYERGANWLQAFDAWAKIDNWQQGAIALEQGQMYYKAAEIWLKTELENKEEKAGLNYEQAQEWQLAEECWRTISRWDKIAHCCEQQGDEKLDLAIEAWLNAGNKLKAADLLRRAGRWKEAALVITGRKTVIVEGK, encoded by the coding sequence ATGAATCCTAGTAATAATTATTTATTTAGTATCGATTTTAACCTTTATCAAAAAATGAATGATTTGCCTGTGAGTTTACGGGCAGATTTACTAGGATATTTTGAGACTATCATCGATAATCCGACTTTTAATAAAGCGGTGAATAAAAAAGCGGAAGATGGATTAAATATTATTTATCGTATTAATTATAATTATCGTCTCGAATTAATTGCCATTTCTGTTTATCAAGATGAACAAAAAATAATTAAATTCTTAAGCATTTCTGATAAAACTAAACTAAAACAAGCTGTTGTTATTAAAAATAATTTTGCCCATCGCATTATTGATATTGATATTAATTTAGAACAAAAAAATATTAAGCTAAAACCCGAGCATCTCAAAAAATTTCAAGGCAAAGGTAGTATCAAAATTGGATTAAAAGATTTTCAAGTTCAGGTCAATGATTTTTATCCTTATGTCATTGGTAATGAAGAGAGTAATATTAGTTTGTCTTCTTTGGTGTCCGCCGAACAAATTGAAGTCATCGAGAGACAGTTACCATTATTATTGAAGGGTAATGGTAAGATGGGCAAGACAAAAAATTTACTTTTAAAGGCTTTAAAAGAGAGTTTAGATAACCCTTATCAAGATTTGGCAGTAATTAGCACTGATAGCATTAGTCAGTATCGTTTACAAAATAGTTATCAACAATTAACAGAAAAATCTAGTCATAATTTACTAATTAATAATTATATTAATGTGATTCGAGCTACTGCTAATAAACTACAATTAATTTCTGAAAATAGTTATAGGCGATCGCACCTAATTGATTATAATAAATTTAGGCAATTATTTGTCAGTGATTGGGATTTACCAGAAATCGAAATCATTTATTTATGGAACGAAATCCAGTTTATTTTAAAAGGAACAATTAATTATCCCCATGAAAATAACGGATTAATATCCCTAAACAACTACTACCAAGAAATTCCTCCAGAAAATAAAAGAGTATCTAATCTCGAAGCAGATAATATCTATCGTATAGCCGAAAAATATCAAGACTGGCTCAAAGAAAATCAATACTGGGATATGGTCGACTTAACCCAAAAAGTTTTAAAAAATTTACCTCCTTATTTTAGAGGGGAATATGACATCATTTTTGCAGATGATATTCATAACCTCAGTGACTTATCCCTACAACTTCTTTTGCGTTTAGTAAAAATAAATCCAGAGCAAACAAAACCTAACATTGTCTTTACTTACGATGAAGCACAACTACATCATAGTCAGCCCACTATTCCAGAAAAACTCAATCAAATATTTAGCCAAATTTTAGAGCAACTAAAACTAAACTCTCTAACGGACAACTTTTCCTCTCCTCTCACCCTAACTGTTGCCCAAACAGAAAATCAAGAATTAATTGAATTAGAAAAAACTATCGTTGATTTAGAGAAAAAATTAGCATATCAACCAAAAATTAATCACATTATCAGTACCATTGAAAACTGCCATTGGTTAGTGGCACCCCATGAAAATATTATCGCTGCCCTAGAAGAATTACAACCCGATACCGTCATCATTGTAGCCAACTTAGAAGAAAAAGAAACCTTCTTACAAGAAGTTGCCAAATCAGACAAAAAAACTGCCCAAATCCTCACAATCCATCAGGTAAATAACTACGAATTTGATAATGTTATAATCTGGAATTTCTTTAGCTACTTTAATGAAATTAATCCCCAATCCCTACCCCAACTCATTCAACGATACCTATACCCCTGTTTGAATGCCGTAAAAGATAAAGTATTCTTCTATGAAAAAGACTATGATATTTTTGAACATTATCCCATCCTTACTAACTATATCCATAAATCAGGCATAAAGGCGATCGCCCCTATCCTCAATCAAAAAAATAGAGAAGAAATAGAAAAACTAGCCCATAACTATAGCCAACAAGGTGCATGGGAAATCGCCCAACAATGTTACAAAATCCTAGGCAACCATAAACAAATCAAATATTTAGATACCCCCATCGCCGAATTAATAGGGGAATGGGATAGTGCAGGAGACTTATGGAATCAATGGCAAGAATGGGATAAAGCTATCTTGGCATGGCAAGAAATCCATCCCCATCTCTGGCTAGAAAAATGGGCAGAATTAACCCCTAACCAATGGCAAGAAAAAGCAGACTACCTCGCCCAAAAACATCAATATACCCTCGCAGGAATCTGTTATCAAAAATGTGAAAACACCGAAGGATACCTCAAATGTTTACAAGAAAATAGACAATGGGAAACCATCGCCGACATCTATCAACAAAATAACCACCTAGAAAAAGCCCAAGAAAACTATCTCCTTGCCCAAGAATACTACCTGCAACAAAAAAATCTCACCGCCGCAGGAAAAATGTGGGAAAAACTAGCACAATGGGAAAAAGCCGCCCTCATCTGGGAAAAACTAGGTGCCTGGGAAACCGCTGCCGAAAATTGGATAAAAGAAAACAACCCAGAAAAAACAGCCCAATGTTACGAAAAAAGTCACCATTGGCATAAAGCCGAAATTTATTGGCGACAACTAAATAAACAACCCCAAATAGCCCTTGCCTGTGAAAAACAAAAAAAGTGGAAAACCGCTGCCCATCTCTGGCAAAAATTAGAAGCATGGGAGAAAGCCGCCCATTGTTTCACCCAAGCCGACGATATTCAAGCCGCCGCCCAATGTTATCAACATGGTATGGCATGGGCAAAAGCCGAAGCCTGTTGGCGACAATTAAATAATCCTCAAAAAGTAGCCATCACCTGTGAATGTCAAAATAAATGGTTAGAGGCAGGGGAGATTTGGCAACAATTAGGAGAATGGGTAAGGGCAGGATTTGCTTGGGAAATGGGTACACAAATCCAGAAAGCTGCCCAATGTTACGAAAAATCCCAACAATGGGCAAAAGCAGAAGATTGTTGGCGACAATTAAATAATCCCCAAAAAGTAGCCGTCACCTGTGAATATCAAAATAAATGGTTAGAAGCAGGAGATATTTGGCAAACCATAGCAGAAACCGAAAAAGCGGCCCTCGCCTACGAAAAAGCAAAAGCATGGCAACAGGCTTTGGAATTATGGCAACAACTCCACAACCCCCAAAAAGTAGCCTTTACTTGTTATCAACTAGGCAAATATGAAACTGCCGCCCAAATTTGGCAAACCCTCCATCAATGGCAACTAGCAGGGGAAGCATGGGAAAAACAAGGGGATATGGAAAAAGCTATCATGGCTTATGAAAAGGGAGAATATTGGCAAGAGAGCGAAAACATTTATCGTCATCAACAAAAATGGGCAAAAGTAGCCATAACCTGTGAAAAACAACAAAAATGGTCAGAAGCAGGAGATATTTGGCGAGAATTAGAGCAAATACCCAACGCTTCCCGTTGTTATGAATTAGCTAGAGACTGGCAAAAAGCCGAAACAGGATGGCGACAACTAAAACAATGGGCTTGTGTAGCCGTCTGTTGTGAAAGACAAGGCAAATGGTTAGAAGCTGCCCAAGCATGGGAAGAAGTAAACCCCCTCATCAAATCTGCCCTTTGTTACGAAAAAGTAGAAGACTGGGAAAAAGCCGAGGCATTGTGGAGACAAGAATCTAACTGGGTGAAAGTAGCAAGGGTATGTGAAGCCCAAGAAAAATGGGCAGAAGCCGCCCAAATTTGGCAAGATGTGGAAGAATGGGAAAGGTCTGCTAAGATATGGGCAAAAATTAATCAGTTAGAATTAGCCGCCCCCTGTTATGAAAAAGCCCAATTGTGGCAAGAGGCAGAATACTGTTGGCAACAGGTAGGCAACATCGAAAATTTAGCCCGAATGGCAGAGTCTCGGGGAGACTGGCAAAAAGCCGCCCACATTTGGGAAGAAGAAAACCAATGGTTTAATGCAGGAAAGGCTTGGGAAAAAGCTGAGGAAATAAAAAAAGCGGCCCTCTGTTTTCAGCAGGATGATAGTTGGCAGGAGGCACAAAATTGTTGGGCAAAATTAAAAGATTTTCGTCAAGTGGCAATTTGTTGTGAAAAACAAAAGGCTTGGCAACAGGCAGGAGATGCTTGGATAAAGGTAGGGGAAATCGAAAAGGCGGCCCTTTGTTTTCAACAGGGGGGCAGTTGGCAAGATGCCCAAGATTGTTGGCAGAAGTTACAAAATTATCCCAAGGTGGCAATCTGTTGTGAAAAACAGAAGGCTTGGCAACAGGCAGGGGAGGCTTGGTTAAAAGCTGATGATGTGGAAAAGGCGGCCCTTTGTTTTCAACAGGGGGGCAGTTGGCAAGATGCCCAAGATTGTTGGCAGAAGTTACAAAATTATCCCAAGGTGGCAATTTGTTTACAAAAACAGGATATGTGGGCGCAGGCGGCACAAACTTGGGAGTCGTTGCAAAATTGGCAAAAGGCGGGAGATGCTTGGTTACAAGCAGGAAATAAGGAAAAATCTGCTCTATCTTATGAAAATTGCGGTTTTTGGGAAAGGGCAGAAGGCCTCTGGGAAGAATTAGAAAATTGGGAGAAATTGGCTTATATCTGTGAGAAACAGAAAAAATGGCAAAAAGTTGGTTACGCCTATCAACAAGCCCAAGAATGGGCAAAATCTGCCCAAATCTATGAACAAATTTCGGCTTATGCAGAGGCGGAAATTTGTTGGCGAGAGTTAAAGGATTGGCGCAAGGTTGCCTATGCCTGTGAACAACAGTCGAAATGGCAGGAGGCAGGAGAGGCATGGAGTCAGGCTCAAAATTGGTCATCCTCTGCCCTTGCCTATGAAAGGGGAGCAAATTGGCTTCAGGCTTTTGATGCTTGGGCAAAGATTGATAATTGGCAACAGGGGGCGATCGCCCTTGAACAAGGACAAATGTATTATAAAGCAGCAGAGATATGGTTAAAAACTGAATTAGAAAATAAAGAAGAAAAAGCAGGATTAAATTATGAACAAGCCCAAGAGTGGCAACTAGCCGAAGAATGTTGGCGTACAATCTCCCGTTGGGATAAAATCGCTCACTGTTGCGAACAACAGGGAGATGAAAAACTAGATTTAGCCATCGAAGCATGGTTAAATGCAGGGAATAAACTCAAAGCAGCAGATTTATTACGTCGTGCAGGTAGATGGAAAGAAGCCGCCCTCGTCATCACAGGTAGAAAAACCGTGATAGTTGAAGGTAAATAA
- a CDS encoding hypothetical protein (KEGG: ehi:EHI_093850 Viral A-type inclusion protein repeat~SPTR: Viral A-type inclusion protein repeat, putative) — protein sequence MNINISELKYQLFSEETQIRKNHKQLKEKLKALSQELQLTIFTSRKLAIMNEMDDIEKKIKNDLLEIKKKKEIIEKKKTQSNIKQNINETLIYREQEKKIKEKEKIIQETKKIFNNHKIELNNHNLDVIDIEIIDSNENDFDYLYKEIISKLDKKEKLKLAKMLLDNILPEI from the coding sequence ATGAATATCAACATAAGTGAGTTAAAATATCAACTTTTTTCGGAAGAAACTCAAATTAGAAAAAACCATAAACAATTAAAAGAAAAATTAAAAGCTCTTTCTCAAGAATTACAACTAACGATTTTTACCAGTCGTAAACTTGCCATTATGAATGAGATGGATGATATAGAAAAAAAAATTAAAAATGATCTATTGGAAATAAAGAAGAAAAAAGAAATAATCGAAAAGAAAAAAACACAATCAAATATTAAACAAAATATTAATGAAACTCTGATTTATCGAGAGCAAGAAAAAAAGATAAAAGAGAAGGAAAAAATAATTCAAGAGACGAAGAAAATATTTAATAACCATAAAATAGAGCTAAATAATCATAACTTAGATGTTATTGATATAGAGATTATTGATAGCAATGAAAATGATTTTGATTATTTATATAAAGAAATAATATCCAAATTAGATAAGAAAGAAAAATTAAAATTAGCAAAAATGTTGTTAGACAATATTTTGCCAGAAATATAA
- a CDS encoding DNA polymerase I (PFAM: 5'-3' exonuclease, C-terminal SAM fold; 3'-5' exonuclease; 5'-3' exonuclease, N-terminal resolvase-like domain; DNA polymerase family A~TIGRFAM: DNA polymerase I~COGs: COG0749 DNA polymerase I - 3'-5' exonuclease and polymerase domains~InterProIPR020046:IPR020047:IPR002562:IPR001098:IPR 018320:IPR002421:IPR008918:IPR002298~KEGG: cyc:PCC7424_4231 DNA polymerase I~PFAM: DNA-directed DNA polymerase; 5'-3' exonuclease, N-terminal resolvase-like domain; 5'-3' exonuclease, SAM-fold domain; 3'-5' exonuclease~PRIAM: DNA-directed DNA polymerase~SMART: 5'-3' exonuclease; Helix-hairpin-helix domain protein class 2; 3'-5' exonuclease; DNA-directed DNA polymerase~SPTR: DNA polymerase I;~TIGRFAM: DNA polymerase I), producing the protein MDSLFLLIDGHSLAYRAYYAFAKARKGALRTSTGIPTSVCFGFLNSLFQLIDSYQPKLVAIAFDLKEATFRHTADANYKGDRAETPDDFIEDLYNLQQLLQALNISIVTASGYEADDVLGTLALQAAQENYTVKIVSGDRDLFQLVDDHRKISVLYPDKNFGKYNEFTENEVFDKMQVKTKQIVDFKALCGDKSDSIPGVLGIGEKTAAKLLQEYNNLENIYSNIDNIKGAIQKKLINGEKDALHSQYLAKIVTDIKLENSLKDYQLTGINQEQTITLLEQLELKTFITQINKIQDKLGGQEFKLTSPNEPQESEQLSLFNTPTQQEKINPIIVDTEEKLTDLIATLKQKTNSKTPPAWDTETNSLDTQQADLVGIGCCWGESEKETAYIPLKHTQGKQLNSDMVLAKLKLILEDEIYPKTFQNAKFDRLVFAHQGIELRGVVFDTMLASYVLQPEQSHKLSSLCLQYLSDTVSQDYDDLELKKGETIADLSIETAASYGALDAIATYKLTLILAEELNKIPELKEVFELELKLEPILAQMERDGIKIDREYLEPLSQEIGKNLEEIEQKAYELAGEKINLASPKQLSELLFEKLGLDTRKSKKTKTGYSTNQVILEKLEKDHPIIPQILQHRTLSKLKSTYIDSLPTLINPDTQRIHTNYNQTVTATGRLSSSNPNLQNIPIRSEFSRQIRRAFIPQENWLFLGADYSQIELRILAHLSQEPILIEAYQNNRDIHTVTAQLLLDKKEINSYERNLGKTINFGVIYGMGAQKFSRTTGVSVKEAQQFIEIYHEKYAGIFNYLERMKKEALGNGFVTTILGRRRYFNFSSSTLNSLREKEPNSINLEELKLNNYDAQALRAAANAPIQGSSADIIKMAMVKIHDLLSSYESKLLLQVHDELVFEIPPHEVEELTAKVKHIMENVVNLSVPLTVDIHTGKNWMETK; encoded by the coding sequence ATGGATTCTTTATTTCTCCTCATTGACGGACATTCCCTCGCTTATCGTGCCTATTATGCCTTTGCCAAAGCCAGAAAAGGGGCATTGCGTACCTCCACAGGTATTCCCACTAGCGTTTGTTTTGGCTTCCTTAACTCCCTTTTTCAATTAATTGATAGTTATCAACCAAAGTTAGTGGCGATCGCATTTGACCTAAAAGAAGCAACTTTTCGCCATACTGCTGATGCTAATTATAAGGGCGATCGAGCGGAAACTCCCGATGATTTTATTGAGGATTTGTACAACCTTCAGCAACTTTTACAAGCCCTCAATATCAGTATTGTTACTGCCTCTGGTTATGAAGCTGATGACGTTTTAGGGACCCTTGCCCTTCAAGCCGCCCAAGAAAATTATACGGTCAAAATAGTAAGTGGCGATCGTGATTTATTTCAATTAGTAGATGATCACCGTAAAATTAGCGTTCTCTATCCCGACAAAAACTTCGGTAAATACAACGAATTTACAGAAAATGAAGTTTTTGACAAAATGCAGGTAAAAACCAAGCAAATAGTGGATTTTAAAGCCCTCTGCGGTGATAAATCAGATAGTATACCAGGGGTGTTAGGTATCGGTGAAAAAACCGCTGCCAAACTATTACAAGAGTACAATAATTTAGAGAATATTTATAGCAACATTGATAATATAAAAGGGGCTATTCAAAAAAAATTAATTAATGGAGAAAAAGATGCTTTGCATTCCCAGTATTTAGCTAAAATTGTCACTGACATAAAATTAGAAAATAGCTTAAAAGACTATCAATTAACAGGTATAAATCAAGAACAAACCATAACTTTATTAGAACAACTAGAGTTAAAAACTTTCATTACTCAAATCAATAAAATTCAAGACAAATTAGGTGGTCAAGAATTTAAACTAACCTCCCCAAATGAGCCTCAAGAAAGTGAGCAGTTATCATTGTTTAATACTCCTACTCAACAAGAAAAAATTAACCCTATCATTGTTGATACTGAAGAAAAATTAACTGATTTAATTGCTACCCTAAAACAAAAAACAAATAGTAAAACTCCTCCCGCTTGGGATACCGAAACCAACTCCCTCGATACTCAACAAGCCGATTTAGTGGGCATTGGTTGTTGTTGGGGTGAAAGCGAAAAAGAAACTGCCTATATTCCCCTCAAACATACCCAAGGGAAACAGTTAAATTCTGATATGGTTTTGGCAAAACTAAAACTGATTCTTGAGGATGAAATATATCCAAAAACCTTTCAAAACGCAAAATTTGATCGCCTAGTTTTTGCCCATCAAGGAATAGAATTAAGAGGGGTTGTATTTGATACTATGTTAGCTAGTTATGTATTACAACCCGAACAAAGTCACAAATTAAGTAGTCTTTGTTTGCAATATCTTAGTGATACTGTATCCCAAGACTATGATGATTTAGAACTCAAAAAAGGGGAAACCATTGCTGATTTGTCCATTGAAACCGCAGCTTCTTATGGAGCCTTAGATGCGATCGCCACTTATAAATTAACCTTAATTTTAGCAGAAGAATTAAATAAAATTCCAGAACTAAAAGAAGTATTTGAGCTTGAATTAAAACTAGAGCCAATTTTGGCACAAATGGAAAGAGATGGTATCAAAATTGATAGAGAATATTTAGAACCATTATCCCAAGAAATTGGTAAAAATTTAGAAGAGATTGAACAAAAAGCATACGAATTAGCAGGAGAAAAAATTAACCTCGCTTCTCCCAAACAATTAAGTGAATTATTATTTGAAAAACTAGGACTAGACACCCGTAAAAGTAAAAAAACAAAAACAGGATATTCCACCAATCAAGTAATATTAGAAAAACTAGAAAAAGATCATCCCATAATTCCCCAAATTCTACAACATCGCACCTTATCAAAACTAAAATCAACCTACATAGATAGTTTACCAACCCTCATCAATCCCGACACCCAAAGAATTCATACCAATTATAATCAAACCGTTACCGCCACAGGTAGACTCTCATCATCCAATCCCAACTTACAAAATATTCCCATTCGTTCAGAATTTTCTCGGCAAATTCGGAGGGCTTTTATTCCCCAAGAAAATTGGTTATTTTTGGGTGCGGACTATTCCCAAATAGAATTAAGAATTTTAGCCCATCTTAGTCAGGAACCTATTTTAATAGAAGCCTATCAAAATAATCGAGATATTCATACTGTTACTGCCCAATTACTATTAGATAAAAAAGAGATTAATTCCTATGAAAGAAACCTAGGAAAAACCATTAATTTTGGAGTTATTTATGGCATGGGCGCCCAAAAATTTTCCCGCACAACGGGGGTAAGTGTCAAAGAAGCTCAACAATTTATTGAAATTTACCATGAAAAATATGCAGGGATTTTTAATTATTTAGAAAGGATGAAAAAAGAGGCTCTTGGCAATGGTTTTGTAACTACTATTTTAGGAAGGAGAAGATATTTTAATTTTAGTAGTAGCACTTTAAACTCCTTAAGAGAAAAAGAACCAAACTCCATTAATTTAGAGGAGTTAAAATTAAATAATTACGACGCTCAAGCCCTCAGAGCGGCTGCCAATGCTCCTATTCAGGGTTCTAGTGCCGATATTATTAAAATGGCAATGGTCAAAATTCATGATTTATTATCCAGCTATGAAAGTAAATTGTTATTACAGGTTCATGATGAATTAGTATTTGAAATCCCCCCCCATGAGGTGGAGGAATTAACAGCTAAAGTAAAACATATTATGGAAAATGTTGTTAATTTGTCTGTGCCTTTAACTGTTGATATTCATACAGGAAAAAACTGGATGGAAACAAAATAA